The sequence CTGAAGCTGTCGGCCATCACGGCCAGCACCTGGCGCAGGCCGGAAATCTTGGCCCGTACGAACCAGTCGGCGCCGGGACCGATGTGGCATTCGACACAGGCCACCCGGGTATGGGGGGAGCGCTGGTAGGCGGCGTATTCCGGCTCCATGACCTGGTGGCAGACAACCCCGCAGAAGTAAGGGGAATCGGTGAAGTGGTAGCCCTCGTAGCCAATGATAGCCAGGATCGAGACATTGATCACTGTCAAGGCGATGAAGCCGATCAGGAACTTGCGGTGCCGGTGGTCGCTGAGGTTGATGGCCAGGTGATCCTTGGCGATGCCGTACTTGTGCCACTGCCGGCGCCGCAGGTAGGCGGCTAGCGGAATGATGGTCAAGCCCAGCACCATACCGGCGGGCAGGATCATGTAGGTGGCGATGGCCGCATAGGGGTTATCGACCAGGCCCAACTGGTCGATGACGAGCCCCACCAGCATCAGGCTGGCGCTGACCGTGGTGATGGCTACGCCCATGAGTCCCAGCGGTGTACGCCACATGCCCCGGATGATGTGGCCCCAGGGGCCGCGATAGTGGTGGGGCTCGGTGGCCGGTGCCAGCGGCCGTGAAGGCCCATTTTCGTTCTCAGCCATGTGCTTGAATCCTCCTCTTTGCTGTGGATGCCCGGTGCGGTCGATCGGCCGGCCAGAGGCGGCCGACCGCGCTGTCGCTCAAGTGACGGAGGGTATTTTCCCAAGGCCTGCCGGGTTGCACGTGAAGGGCAACCGGCACAAGGGGCAACGCAAAAAGCCCCTTTCGCAGGGAAAGGGGCTTTTTGCTGCTGCAATGGGCCGACTATTTCGCGTAGACGAAGATCATGGTGTAGATGATGGAAAGCACCAAGGCCACGCCAATGGTCAAGGCGGTCAGACCGAAGAAGTGGGCGGTGACGAAAAGCCAGCGGGGGGCCGGCGGACACTTCACCTGCTCCAGCTGGCCGGAGGCAACCAACTGGTCGTACTCCCGGGGCCGTTCGTGGATGAGCTCGTCCAGAGGCACGGTGCCGGTGAAGATGACCGGGTCCATGGGGAACTTCTCCGGCCGCAGGTGAGTGTTGAAGAAATGGATGGTGAAGATGAAGCCGCTGGCCAGGAGCGCCTCGTCGCTGTGGATGATGGTGGCGATGTTGAGCCAGTAACCGGGGATGATCTGGGTGAAGGTTTCGGGAAACCAGAGGCACAGCCCGGTGCTGCCGATGACCGCCACGCCCCAGAAGACCGCCATGTAGTCGAATTTCTCCCAGTAGGTCCAGCGGCCATAGCGGGGCTGCGGTCCCAGGCCCAGGAACCACTTGTAGGTGCTTACCAGCTCCTTGACGTCGTGGGCGCTCGGCACCAGGCCTTCCGGATCGAGGATGAAGCCGATGAAGCTCTTCCCGGATTTCTGCCAGTTCTGCCAGAGCAGGAAGAGGTTGAGGCCAAAGTAGGTGAAGGTGATGACGGCGCAGAAGCGGTGCAAATTGCCCAGGACCTCGAAGC comes from Thermodesulfobacteriota bacterium and encodes:
- a CDS encoding cytochrome b/b6 domain-containing protein, giving the protein MSTPNQEYVQRFGLLPRFLHFLVIVSFLTLAVTGMALKFAAEEWAGAVAELFGSFEVLGNLHRFCAVITFTYFGLNLFLLWQNWQKSGKSFIGFILDPEGLVPSAHDVKELVSTYKWFLGLGPQPRYGRWTYWEKFDYMAVFWGVAVIGSTGLCLWFPETFTQIIPGYWLNIATIIHSDEALLASGFIFTIHFFNTHLRPEKFPMDPVIFTGTVPLDELIHERPREYDQLVASGQLEQVKCPPAPRWLFVTAHFFGLTALTIGVALVLSIIYTMIFVYAK